AGCTGCTAAACGACTTTCGATATCATCAAGTCTTTTATCTGCACTGTTCAATCTATTAGTAAGAGCTGAATCATCATAAGGATTTTCAACTTGTTTTACTACAGGAGGAGGAGCTGGATAGAATTGATCCATAGTCATACCACGTACGTGATCGGTAAGAGAGCCTAATTTGAAACGAAGAGTTGCCATAACAGTTAAAGCATCATCCCAACGATCTTTACTCATTTCCCCTCCCATCATTTCTTTCTGATATCCACGGTAAGTACTTTCTAAACCAATAGCTACTCTACGGCTTAAATTTTGTTCGATCGCCAAGCCAACATAAGCTAAAGGATTGTAAGTGTCCTCTCCTGCAGCATCAGCGATATCATTTCCTAATGCAGCCATCTGAAGTCCTACACCTGCACCAAAATTAGCATAAGCGTTGAAATTACCGTTAGTACGATGTGGCAATAAAAGATTAGATAAATTAATAGACATAAACAAACTTGGATCAAGAGTAGTTCCAGCTACATCGGCGCTGTTTTTATAATTTAAATAATCTACATTTAATCCAAATCCTACCAAAGGATTCACCGTACGTTCAATAGATAAACCGGCGCCCCAATTAATGTTTTTCTTCCATTCTTTTTGAGGAGTAATACGGAAATAATCACCACCTCCTTTAAGAGCGATAGACCATTTTGAAGCTTCAGTGGTTGTTGTTTGAGCATTCGTGAATGTAATTGCACTCGCAATTAACAATACACCTAAAAATAGTTTTTTCATTTTTTTGTTTTTTATTATTAGCAGTTATAAAATTATTTAATTCAAAATTTAAGCAAAAATACAAATTATTTTTAAAATTAAAATCTTTTTATTGTTTTTTTCTATTTTTATTAAAAAACATACTCATTAAAAACATAGGAGTTTTGCGTCTTGTTTGTTTTTTAACACAACAATTATAATGCCAAAAACTTAAATTTTATAACAAATATGTAATTTTATTAAATTTTATTCGAATTTTTAAGAATACATACCTGCGTTTGTAAAATAATAACAATCTGTTGTCAATATTGTTTATGAGAAGAATTTTCCATTATTGTTTTCTATTAGGGGTACTATAAATATAGAAAAAATATGTAATTTTGAACCTAATAAAAAACACAACACAAACTATGAATAACCTATTGATTAACAGACATGTGGGCATATCGAAAGAAAACAAGAAAATAATGCTACAAAAAATTGGAGTAAAATCACTTGACGAACTTATCAATCAAACAATACCATCAAATATTTTATTAAAAGAAAAAATAAAACTCCCAGAGCCTCTCTCTGAGCATCAATTTTCTACTCATACAACAGAACTTGCGTCTAAAAACAAAATATATAAATCATATATTGGACAAGGTTGGTACGGAACGGTTTTACCTGCAGTAATTCAACGTAATATTTTTGAAAATCCATCCTGGTACACTTCTTACACACCTTATCAGGCAGAAATCTCGCAAGGAAGATTAGAGGCATTGCTTAATTTCCAAACAGCTGTAAGTGATTTCACCGGACTTCCGCTCGCAAATGCTTCACTCTTAGATGAAGCTACTGCCGCTGCCGAAGCTGCAACGATGATGTTAAATCTGAGAAGCAGAGACCAAGTAAAATCAGGTGCAAACAAATTGTTTGTTGATGAAAACATATTTCCTCAAACACTGGCTGTACTTAAAACACGTTCCAAACTTCAAGGAATAGAATTAGTAATTACGGATTATTCATCTTTTAAATTTACAAATGATTTTTTTGGAGCAATTGTGCAATATCCAAACAGCAACGGAAACATTGAAGATTATGCTGATTTTACACAAAATGCTCATCAACATAATTGCAAAGTGGCAGTTGCAGCAGATATTTTAAGTTTAGCATTACTAAAAGCACCTGGAGAATGGGGAGCAGATATTTGTTTTGGTTCAACTCAGCGTTGGGGAATACCAATGAATTTTGGGGGCCCTTCTGCTGCATATTTTGCTACTAAAGAGGAATTCAAGCGTGAAATTCCAGGAAGAATCATAGGAATCAGCAAAGATGTGAATGGAAAACCCGCATTAAGAATGGCGCTTCAAACCCGTGAACAACATATAAAACGTGAAAAAGCAACATCTAATATTTGTACTGCTCAGGCATTATTGGCTTCAATGGCTGGAATGTATACGGTTTATCATGGAGCAGAAGGAGTCAGGGAAATTGCCTCTCAAATTCATTCCATCGCTACATACCTTAATGAAATGTTGGAAGTTTACGGTTTCACACAAGAAAACGATAATTTCTTCGACACATTAAAAATATCATTGCCTGATAATGTTTCAGTTGAGAAATTAAGAAAAATTGCTTTAGAAAACGAAGTGAATTTCCATTATTTTGAAGATGAAACAATCGGATTAACTATAGATGAAACAACTGATGTTGATGATGTAAATACATTGATAGACATTTTCGCCACTGCCGCAGGAAACAATCCGATATTTGTCAACGAAGATGAAATTATAGATTTAAAATCCTTCGATGAGAATTTTGAGAGGAAGTCTGATTATCTTATCCACGACGTATTTAAAATGTATCATACCGAAACGGAGATGATGCGATACATCAAGAAATTGGAACGCCGTGATATTTCACTCACACATTCGATGATTTCGCTTGGTTCATGTACAATGAAATTAAATGCGGCTTCCGAAATGCTCCCATTAAGCTTACCTTCATTTAACAGCATACATCCTTTAGCTCCCAAAGATCAAACCGAAGGATATAACGAATTGATTTCCAATTTAGAAGAATATTTGTGTTCTATTACCGGTTTTGACGCTTGTACGCTTCAGCCAAATTCAGGAGCCGCCGGTGAATTTACCGGATTACTCGTGATTCATTCTTATTTTAAGAAAAAAGGCGAAAATCAACGAAAAACAGTTCTCATTCCTGCGTCAGCACACGGCACAAATCCTGCAAGCGCAGCACAAGCCGGCTTTGATATTATAGTAGTAAAATGTGATGAAAAAGGAAATGTAGATTTAACTGATTGGAATGAAAAAGCAAAAGAAAATGCTGAAACGTTGGCTGGTTGTATGATTACTTATCCTTCCACGCATGGAATTTTTGAAGTGAAAATTAAAGAAATGTGTGAAATCATTCATCAATATGGAGGGCTGGTATATATGGACGGAGCAAATATGAATGCTCAAGTTGGTTTAACTAATCCTGCAACCATCGGCGCTGATGTTTGTCATCTAAATTTACATAAAACATTTGCCATTCCTCACGGCGGCGGCGGTCCCGGAGTGGGTCCTATTTGTGTAGCAAAACACTTAACAGAATTTTTACCAAGTAAAGAATTTGGAGAAAATACAGTGGCTTCCGCTCCTTATGGAAGCGCCGGCGTACTTCCAATTACTTATGGTTATATTCGTATGATGGGTGAAAAAGGATTAACACAAGCGACTAAAATTGCTATCTTAAATGCAAACTATTTAGCTGCAAAACTGAAAGATTCTTATGGAATAGTTTATACGGGAGAAAATGGTCGAGTTGGGCACGAACTGATTTTGGAGTGCAGAAATTTCAAAGCAACCTCCGGAATTACGGAAACCGATATAGCAAAACGATTGATCGATTACGGATACCACGCTCCTACCCTTTCTTTTCCTGTTCATGGCACATTAATGATTGAGCCTACCGAAAGTGAAAGTTTAGCAGAGCTCGATAAATTCGCTGATGCTATGCTGAAAATTTATGAAGAAATAAAAGAAGTTGAAAACGGAATAGCCGACAAAACTAACAATGTGTTGGTAAATGCTCCGCATCCCGAATACGCGATAGTTTCAAGCGAATGGAACCATCCTTATTCACGTGAAAAAGCGGCTTATCCTGCAGAGTGGGTGGCGGAAAATAAATTTTGGATTAACGTAGCGCGTGTTGACAATGCCTTTGGAGACCGAAATTTGATTTGCACTTGCATTCCAACCGAAGAATGGATGAAATAATAACTGTAAAGACGCCATATCTGGCGTCTTTACTCTGTACAATTCCGACACATTTCAAATTGTTTTCTGTCGAATAATATATTTTTTCTGAAATTTTCGGCTGATTCTCCGTTCCACACAGTTTCAAAATCATTTTCATACAAATTTCCAAAAGAAAAATTGCTGTTTTTATCAAAGCAACAAGGTAAAAATTCTCCTTTCGAGTTGATTACACCTCCAGTCCAAAGTCGTTTACAGTTGTTTTTTAGTGGAGATTTTATTTTATATGTCCCGTTTTCAGTTTGTTTGTATCGAGAGTATTTTTCAAGCGTTGGAATAAATTCACTCCCGTTTTCAAAATCGTAAATCTGTGCCGATTTTAGTGTAAGTTTATCCGCTTTCCATTTTTTAGTTAGAGATTTTATCTTTTTGATTTGATGTTCATTGTGTTTCATTACAATAAACTGAATTTCAATAAACGGATGTGCTCTTTTAAGCTTTTCTTTCCATTCTACAATAGAGCTTATCGTTTGAATTGCCTTATCAAGTTTTCCACCCACACGATATCGCTCATAAACCTCTTGAGTTGTACCGTCAATAGAAATAATTATTCGGTCCAAACCGCTTTCAACTATCTGTTTTGCGTATTCATTATTAATCAGCTGTGCATTTGTTGAAGTAGATGTGAGAATATTTTTTTTTCTTGCATATTTTACCAAATCCAGAAAGGTTCGATTCATAAACGGCTCACCCTGAAAATAGAAAATAATATGCGTAAGTGTTGGGGCGAGGTTATCGATTATTTTTTTTGATTTCTGAATATCGATATTGATTGGTTTTATCTTTTCTATACGAACGCCCACAGGACATTCCGGACAATGCAAATTACATACATTACTGGGCTCCATTGAAATAAAAATGGGCTGACGTTTCCACTTTGACAATTTTCCTTGTTTAGAAAATTGATACGAAACAAATGCTTTTAGTGCATTCCAACTACGTTTTGGAGGTAAAATAGCCTGTAGAATTCGACAAACATAATATATTTTTGACTTTAATCCCATAACAGAAACCAATCAATTTTCACTCAATAATTGCGTTGCAAAGAAACATAAAATTCTATATAAAACACGCCGATTTTAGGAAAATATGATTTATTCTTGTAAATTTGCAGATTAAATTGATTATAAATAGAGAAAGGTGTTCAGAGACGTTATTGGTCAGCAAGCAATAAAAGAACGGTTGATTTGTCCCGCTATTGATAACCGCATTCCACACGCACAACTGCTTTACGGACAGGAAGGTGTGGGAAAATTGGCGTTGGCTCTTGCGTTTGCGCAATACGTGATGTGCGAACATCCGATACAATCAGACGCTTGCGGTATTTGTCCTTCTTGTGTGAAGTTTCAGAAAATGCAGCATCCCGATTTGCATTTTGTGTTTCCGATAATTAAACCGCCCAGCAAAAACACGGTAGTATGCGATGATTTTGTGCAGGAATTTAGGGAAATGTTGATTGAAAGTCCGTATTTTAGTGTGCAAGATTGGTACGAAGTGATTGGTGATGGTGCAAAACAAGGAGCAATTTACGCCAATGAAAGCGCTGAAATTATCCGTAAATTGAGTTTAAAAACATACGAATCGGAATATAAAGTGATGATTATTTGGTTGCCGGAATTGATGAACGATTCTTGCGCCAACAAATTGTTGAAAATACTCGAAGAGCCACCCTCGAAAACGCTTTTTTTGTTAATTTCCAACACTATTGAAGGAAATATTGCTACGATTCTTTCACGTACGCAACACATTCACGTTCCGCGTTTAAGCGAAGAAGAAATTGTAAAAGCATTAATGGAAGCTAATCCGAATGCGCAATTGATTGACACTCAAAATGCTGCACGCATTGCGGAAGGAAGTTACTTACAAGCGAAAAAGATTCTGGAACAAAGTCGTGAAAGCCGGGTGAATTTCGAGCGTTTTGTAGAATTGATGCGAAAAGCATGGCTTGTGGGAAATAAAAGAGATTACGATGCGCTGCTAATGCTAAGAGCGTGGGCGGATAATTTATCAAGCAACGATTTGGGGCGTGAAAGACAGAAAACATTTTTGCAATACGCACAAAACATGGTGCGTGAAAATTTTATATTTAATCTGAAACAAGCGGATTTAAATTATATGACGAATTATGAAACCGATTTTTCGTTAAAATTCTCACCGTTTATTAACGAACGAAACGTGGAAGATTTAATGAACGAATTTGCTTTGGCAGAAAGACACATAGAACAAAACACATACGCAAAAATGGTTTTCTTTGATTTGGCATTGAAAACAATAATGCTGTTGAAGAAATGAAACTTTCTCCGAATTTTTAAAGGAGAATTGTAAATTAATAAAACAAAAATAATATTCCAAGAATCTTGATTCTTGGTTCTAAATATCTAAAAAATGGACTATAAACTATATACAAGCGGCTGCTCAATGAACAAAAAAGGATGCTGCCTCACAACAGATAAAAAACTCAGCGTACACGATTGGCTGTGCGACTTACCTGAAACCGTACAGGAAACTGATTTCGTGGAAGTTCAATTCAAAAACACACGCAAAAGTTACTTTTTAAATAATAGTAAATTAGATCTTTTCAAAGGGGATATGGTAGCGGTGGAAGCTTCTCCCGGACACGATATTGGTGAAGTTACACTCACGGGAAAATTGGTTGTGCTTCAAATGAAGAAAAATAACATTGATATGGCTAAATTTGAAGTGAGAAAAATATACCGGAAAGTGCGCGATGTGGATATGGAAAAATATCACGAAGCCAAAGCCAAAGAGCAGGAAACAATGATAAAAGCACGTCAAATTGCTGAAAGTCTTAATTTGAATATGAAAATCGGCGATGTTGAATATCAGGGCGATGGAAGCAAAGCTATTTTTTATTACATTGCCGATGAACGCGTTGATTTCCGTCAGTTGATAAAAGTTTTTGCCGAAACATTCCGTATTCGCATCGAAATGAAACAAATTGGAGCTCGTCAGGAAGCGGGACGAATTGGAGGAATTGGACCTTGCGGACGCGAACTTTGCTGCTCAAAATGGATGACAAGTTTCAGTACCGTTTCTACCAGCGCAGCTCGCTATCAAGATTTGTCGCTTAATCCGCAAAAGTTGGCAGGACAATGCGCAAAACTTAAATGCTGCATGAATTATGAACTAGATTCATACGTAGATGCGTCAAAAAATCTCCCATCCAAGGAAGTGAACCTGGAAACAAAAGATGCTGTTTATTATCATTTCAAAACAGAAGTGTTTAAGGGATTAATCACTTATTCTACTTCGCCTGAATTTGCTGCTAATTTGGTTACAATTACGGCTGAAAGAGCCAAAGAAATCATCCGAATAAATAAAAAAGGACACAAACCAACCAGTTTGGAAGAAGAAAAACAGCAACCCAATGAAAAGAAAATTTCAACAGAATACGAAAATATTGTTGGACAAGACAGCTTAACTCGTTTTGATGCTCAAAAAAAAGAAGGAAAACAACAACAAAACCATCGAAAGAACAATTATCACCGCCACGGGAAAAGAAACGGGAATCAATAAAATTAGTTTATAGTAAACAATTTATAGAAATGATAAAAAAATCATTGATACTTTTCGTAATCATTTTAATGTCAATATCTTGCCATCAGAATGAAGTTTATTTTCAATACAATAAAATTCCAAACGGCGGCTGGAATAAAGATAGTTTGTTGAATTACGATATCCATATCACAGACAACGCCATATCCTATAATTTTTATATCCACGTTCGTCATCATGGCAATTATCCTTATCAAAATATCTGGCTTTTTTTACAACAAATGAATCCGGATAGCGCTATTACAAAAGATACAATTGAAGCATATTTAGCAGATCAATACGGGAAATGGCTAGGTTCAGGAGCGGGAAATTTAAAAGAAATGCCTATTATTTATAAAAAACAAGTTCAGTTTCCCGATACCGGAGTTTATCGTTTTAAAATTCGCCAAGGAATGCGTGATAGTCTTCTTCAAGGAATAAATGATGTTGGAATAAGAATAGAAAAGGCTGATTAATAATTGGTTATGGGGAAAAATAAACTTGCAAAATTTGCTGAATTGGAAACATTTCCACACGTGTTTCAAGTTCCTTCTTCTACTCTTTTAAAGGGAGAAGGATTTCCTTTAAAAGGAAAATGGAATACTGATTTTTTCAAAAACTCCAATCCGATTGTGCTCGAACTTGGCTGTGGAAAAGGAGAATATACGGTAGAATTGGCAAAACAATTCCCGGATAAAAATTATATCGGCGTAGATATTAAAGGAGCGCGCATTTGGACAGGAGCAAAAGAAAGCTACCTTAAGGAAATGAAAAATGTGGCTTTTATCCGTACGGATATAGAAATGATCGAACATTTTTTCGCAGAAAACGAAGTCAGTGAAATCTGGCTTACTTTTCCTGATCCGCAAATGAAAAAAACTACCAAACGACTCACGGCAACTAATTTCATTCAATCCTATTTAAAATTTCTGAAAAAAGATGGAATTATTCATCTAAAAACCGATAGTCCGTTTATGTTCACATACACATGCGAAATGGTAAGAATTAATAATTTGCCAGCATTAAAACAAATTGAAGACATTTACAATACCGAGAATATTGATAAAATACTGAATATCAAAACCTATTATGAACAGCAATGGCTTGAAAGAGGATTGACAATCAAATACATTTCTTTTCAACCATTAAAAAAAGAACATTACATTGAGCCGGAAATTGATATAGAATACGATGAATATCGGAGTTTTAAACGATTCAGGCGGCAACAATAATATATCTCATTTGTTATAAATTAAAAGTTGATTAAATTACAGTTACAGCACGATGACCCTTTATCCTAACTTAATACTCGAAGCTTTAAAGCATGTTCGCTATCCCGGAACAGGAAACGATATTGTTTCATCCGGAATGGTACAAGATAATATACGAATTGACGGGAAAAAAGTAAGTTTCTCTATATTATTTGAAAAAAATAATGATCCTTTTGCAAAATCAGTTGTAAAAGCTGCCGAGCAAGCTATCTTAACTTATATTGGTGAAGATATTGATATAAAAGGCAATATTACTATCGAAACAAAGCCGCAAGCTCCTCCAAAACCTGTTTCAATTCTCCCTAATGTAAAAAATATACTTGCTGTTTTTTCAGGAAAAGGCGGAGTAGGAAAATCAACCGTTGCTGCCAATTTAGCAGTATCATTAGCAGCTTTAGGTTACAAAGTTGGTTTACTTGATGCTGATATTCACGGACCTTCGGTTCCAAAAATGTTTGGCGTGGAGGATGAAAGACCTTTTGTAGAAGAAATTGACGGTAAGCATACCATTATTCCTCTGCAAAGATACGGCGTTAAAATAATGTCAATCGGTTTCTTTGTAGATCAAGAAAGTGCGTTAGTTTGGCGCGGAAGTATGTCAAGCAATGCGTTAAAACAATTAATAACCGATTCGGATTGGGGTGAATTAGATTATTTTATAATGGATTTACCTCCCGGAACCGGCGATATTCACCTTACATTGGTGCAAACAATGGGTATTACAGGCGCTATTGCTGTTACCACCCCTCAAGATGTAGCTTTAGCCGATGCACGAAAAGGAATTAATATGTTCTTGGGTGAAAAAGTAAATGTTCCGGTGCTTGGTTTAGTAGAAAATATGGCTTGGTTTACACCCGCAGAACTTCCTCAAAATAAATATTATATCTTTGGAAAAGATGGAGGAAAAAAACTTTGTGAAGAATTAAATATTCCTCTATTAGGACAAATTCCATTGGTTCAAAGTATTCGTGAAGGTGGAGATGAAGGAAAACCTATTTCCATAAACGAAAACTCACTTACAGCAAACGCATTTAAAGAATTGGCAACAAAAGTAATCGAAAGAATTGATTATAGAAATCAACATTGGGAAGCAACAAAAAGAGTTGAAATAGTTAAATAAATTTAAATTTTGTTTTTAAGTTTTGCGCGGCAACCAAATTATTAACATTTTTGTACGGTTTTTGTTATAAAAATGCCGTTCCTCAGATTTTTTAACCTAAAAAATCTATCATTCTAAAAAATCATCACACCTACTACTTACTACTAAAATTTTTATTTATGAAAAGATTTTTTGTCCTCTTTTTGTATTTCATTCCAACCTTGAAATCAAATACTCAAGAAATACATTTTATTACAAAAAAAAGTTTTGTTATACTTTTTTTATGCTTATCTATAACTACTTCTGGGGTTTTTGCTCAGACATACAATGATTGGTCAAAATGGTCAATTACTTTGGAGGGAGGAGTAAATAAATTCGATGGAGACATAATACAAAAATATAATGACATTACCCCCACATCTTTTAACAAAATCACTGTGGGGGGGTCAGTAGAATGTACCGTGACACCCGTTTGGAGTATGGGATTGGAATATCATTATTTACCACTATCTGCAAATGCGACGTATTCAAATTCTCACCACGCTGAATTTGTGGGAAAAATGCATAATCTTGATTATTTTATGTCATTCAACGTTATAAAATTATTTTATAGAAAGACACAGTCGAAGTGGGGCATTTGGGGGAATATTGGCGCAGGATATGCGTGGTATAAAAGTACTTATACAACCACGCGAGCAGGAATGAGCATACGAGATGGACATGGTAATTTATATACCGATTTTAATGATACAATTAATGATGGTAGAGCCGCATATGTTCCTATTGGATTATTAATTGAATATAATTTTACAAAAAACTTTGCGTTGGGCACAAAAATACAATACCGTGCGTATAATAAGGATTACATTGAACAGAGAATACAACACGGTGTTACAAATGATTTTATTGAACTTGCAACTCTTCAACTTCGCTGGAAATTTAATGCCAGACATAAAAACCACACCAGAAATAATAATGTATTGTTATTTGATAACGATACAATAACAGATAACTTTAAGGGAATACAAGAAAAAGTAGATTCATTACAAAAAAATCTTGCAATAATAACGCCATTAGTCGAAAAACATGAAAATTTCATTAATGAAAATGCTCCTGAAATTGAAAAAATTCCCGACTATAACAACAGAATTAAAAAACTGGAAAATATTATATGCCCTGACGGACCTGATACCGACAACGATGGAGTTCCTGATTGTAGAGATAAAGAACCGGATACACCGGAAAACACTCCTGTTGATTTTTGGGGAAGAAGCATTACCAGCTATGACGTGAATAGCGCTGCTGTATTCTTCGATTTTGACAAAACTGATCTTAATGAAGAAGCGCAAAGGGCTATCAGATATGCTGCCAATAAATTAAAATCCGATCCTTCATTAATTGTAGAAGTGCGTGGATTTACAGATAACATGGGTGGAGAAAAATACAATGAAGGGTTAAGTCAACGTCGTGCAAATAAAGTTAAAAATGAATTGGTTAAAGAATATGGTATTAATCCAGACAGAATTATAGCAAATGGCAAGGGAAAATATGATCCGGATGACAAAGTTATTCGTTACCGCCCATATCGTACAGTGATGTTTTTCTATAATAAATAAGAAAACCTTAATAATATTTCAAAGCCCACCTGGTATTGGTGGGTTTTGTTTTTTATATCGTTCGTATTTTCTTAACTTTGCCTTGTAATAAAAAAACAAATAATGAATAAAAAAGAAGACTTGCGAATCATTTTTATGGGCACTCCCGAATTTGCAGTGGAAAGTTTGAAAGAGCTTATTGAAGGCGGCTATAATGTTGTAGCTGTAATTACCATGCCTGATAAACCTGCGGGACGTGGACATAAAATGCAATTTTCCGATGTGAAAG
The genomic region above belongs to uncultured Paludibacter sp. and contains:
- a CDS encoding putative OmpA/MotB domain protein (Evidence 3 : Putative function from multiple computational evidences): MKRFFVLFLYFIPTLKSNTQEIHFITKKSFVILFLCLSITTSGVFAQTYNDWSKWSITLEGGVNKFDGDIIQKYNDITPTSFNKITVGGSVECTVTPVWSMGLEYHYLPLSANATYSNSHHAEFVGKMHNLDYFMSFNVIKLFYRKTQSKWGIWGNIGAGYAWYKSTYTTTRAGMSIRDGHGNLYTDFNDTINDGRAAYVPIGLLIEYNFTKNFALGTKIQYRAYNKDYIEQRIQHGVTNDFIELATLQLRWKFNARHKNHTRNNNVLLFDNDTITDNFKGIQEKVDSLQKNLAIITPLVEKHENFINENAPEIEKIPDYNNRIKKLENIICPDGPDTDNDGVPDCRDKEPDTPENTPVDFWGRSITSYDVNSAAVFFDFDKTDLNEEAQRAIRYAANKLKSDPSLIVEVRGFTDNMGGEKYNEGLSQRRANKVKNELVKEYGINPDRIIANGKGKYDPDDKVIRYRPYRTVMFFYNK